A single Antechinus flavipes isolate AdamAnt ecotype Samford, QLD, Australia chromosome 5, AdamAnt_v2, whole genome shotgun sequence DNA region contains:
- the LRRC3B gene encoding leucine-rich repeat-containing protein 3B encodes MHLVDLWLTRSLSMCLLLQSFVLMILCFHSASMCPKGCLCSSSGGLNVTCSNANLKEIPRDLPPETVLLYLDSNQITSIPNEIFKDLHQLRVLNLSKNGIEFIDEHAFKGVAETLQTLDLSDNRIQSVHKNAFNNLKARARIANNPWHCDCTLQQVLKSMASNHETANNVICKTSVLDEHAGRPFLNAANDADLCNLPKKTTDYAMLVTMFGWFTMVISYVVYYVRQNQEDARRHLEYLKSLPSRQKKADEADDISTVV; translated from the coding sequence ATGCATTTGGTAGACCTGTGGTTAACTCGTTCCCTCTCCATGTGTCTCCTCCTACAAAGTTTTGTCCTTATGATACTGTGCTTTCATTCAGCCAGTATGTGTCCCAAAGGCTGTCTTTGTTCTTCCTCTGGAGGTTTAAATGTCACCTGTAGCAATGCGAACCTCAAGGAGATCCCCAGAGATCTTCCTCCTGAAACAGTTCTCCTTTACTTAGACTCCAACCAGATAACGTCCATCCCCAACGAGATTTTTAAGGACTTGCATCAGCTCCGAGTTCTCAATTTGTCCAAAAATGGCATCGAGTTTATAGATGAGCATGCCTTCAAGGGGGTGGCCGAGACACTCCAGACGCTGGACTTATCCGATAACCGCATTCAGAGTGTTCACAAAAATGCTTTCAACAACCTGAAGGCCAGGGCCAGGATCGCCAACAATCCCTGGCACTGTGACTGTACTTTGCAGCAGGTCCTGAAAAGCATGGCATCTAACCACGAGACGGCGAACAACGTCATCTGTAAGACTTCCGTGCTGGACGAACATGCCGGAAGGCCTTTCCTTAATGCTGCCAATGACGCTGACCTCTGTAACCTTCCCAAAAAGACCACGGACTACGCCATGCTTGTCACCATGTTTGGCTGGTTCACCATGGTGATCTCTTACGTGGTATATTATGTACGGCAGAATCAGGAGGATGCCAGGAGGCACCTAGAATACTTGAAATCCCTGCCAAGCAGGCAAAAGAAAGCAGACGAAGCTGACGACATTAGCACTGTGGTATAG